The Montipora capricornis isolate CH-2021 chromosome 3, ASM3666992v2, whole genome shotgun sequence genome window below encodes:
- the LOC138043172 gene encoding divergent protein kinase domain 1A-like has product MTWRLTVTILTTVFLAFLSRMVLHFHSKCNMASVVEKICLAFRAGNISGPLCMDLCEFQSFDYGKCLSSVPKKKIYDANWRGQEVVLKVNMSWFEELKERQSNGDNEVVESYQNDVSTAVKTLFGDCARCSELASLLMLLGDGNTDGRLTGAEVRTFTSLLQQIEPMMLMALNNSKHTVDFYGYCGGLYVVERVPHVAAKVFEENWELIDLSFLPDAIEPLQNAMNNLVGTILDAVIFFFQYLCVGFDNTLPLITSSTVGHFIPFHVPSKHEKFKLANSLLDATFELSNNPYGLVMSCDANLHNVGYTYDFIIKFIDLDFTYPYTFVKRLLNGKNCTCDLDCWTGISETCSSLCNTRTGSCTAEMQYQDLFIVCESFIPDIFRKHNLLESDHTCLRIAIQKLGEFCSTLPVVYSVEKLKLQISAVKKKLKVIEMNSKC; this is encoded by the coding sequence tgCTTGGCATTCAGGGCAGGCAATATATCTGGACCACTGTGTATGGATCTTTGCGAATTTCAATCCTTTGATTATGGAAAGTGTCTCTCGTCAGTACCAAAAAAGAAGATTTACGACGCCAACTGGAGGGGACAAGAAGTGGTGCTGAAAGTCAATATGAGTTGGTTTGAGGAGCTGAAAGAACGTCAAAGCAATGGAGACAACGAAGTTGTGGAATCTTATCAAAATGATGTCTCTACCGCAGTTAAAACTTTGTTTGGCGATTGTGCGCGATGTAGTGAACTCGCATCTTTGTTGATGTTACTTGGTGATGGCAACACCGATGGAAGATTAACAGGTGCGGAAGTTAGAACATTCACCTCTCTACTGCAACAAATCGAACCGATGATGTTAATGGCTTTGAATAACAGCAAACACACAGTGGATTTCTATGGATATTGCGGAGGTCTATATGTAGTTGAAAGAGTTCCTCATGTGGCCGCTAAAgtatttgaagaaaattgggagtTGATTGATCTCTCATTTCTCCCTGATGCGATTGAGCCACTGCAGAATGCAATGAATAACTTGGTTGGAACGATTTTAGACGCGgtgattttctttttccaatatCTTTGCGTTGGTTTTGACAATACTCTGCCTTTGATTACAAGTTCTACTGTTGGTCACTTTATTCCTTTTCACGTCCCAAGCAAACATGAAAAATTTAAGCTTGCTAATTCATTGCTAGATGCCACGTTCGAGTTGTCAAACAATCCGTACGGCTTAGTGATGTCCTGCGATGCAAACCTACATAATGTAGGGTACACCTATGACTTCATCATTAAATTCATTGATCTAGATTTCACCTACCCTTATACTTTTGTGAAGAGGCTCCTTAATGGTAAAAACTGTACGTGTGACTTGGACTGCTGGACAGGGATTTCCGAAACGTGTTCCTCACTTTGCAATACAAGGACAGGATCCTGCACAGCGGAAATGCAGTACCAGGATTTATTCATTGTGTGCGAGAGTTTCATCCCCGACATTTTTAGAAAACATAATTTGTTGGAGTCTGATCATACCTGTTTGAGAATAGCTATTCAAAAGCTTGGTGAATTTTGCAGTACGCTGCCTGTAGTGTATTCAGTTGAAAAGCTAAAGCTTCAAATTAGTGCagtgaaaaagaaattgaaggTTATAGAAATGAATTCCAAATGTTAG